The proteins below are encoded in one region of Bacteroides uniformis:
- a CDS encoding BamA/TamA family outer membrane protein, with the protein MKRYILSIIALVLFATTFYAQEQTAAATNDSVPALTKKELRKQKVARRNLHYNILGGPSYTPDFGAVLGGSALMTFRMNPSDTTQLRSVVPMAIAFMFNGGINLFSKPQLFFKGDRFRIFGKFSYKNTEENFYGIGYNTNKDYVRSDSTSKYRYSGVQINPWFLFRLGNSNIFAGPQIDINYDHLTEPGKFLVDEPSYKEAGGTANGYNNFNSGLGFLLTYDSRDVPANAYRGMYLDFRGMMYAKFIGSDQTFYRLEIDYRQYKSLGKRRVLAWTAQTKNVFGDVPLTQYALTGTPFDLRGYYMGQYRDKSSHVVMAEYRQMLNTDRSTWVKRMLNHIGFVAWTGCGFMGPTPGKIEGVLPNYGVGLRIEVQPRMNVRLDLGKNTVNNQMLFYFNMTEAF; encoded by the coding sequence ATGAAAAGATATATACTAAGCATTATCGCACTGGTGCTGTTCGCCACCACCTTTTATGCCCAGGAACAGACTGCGGCCGCCACAAACGACAGCGTTCCTGCACTGACCAAAAAAGAACTACGCAAGCAAAAGGTAGCGCGTCGGAATCTGCATTACAATATTCTGGGCGGACCCAGCTACACCCCCGACTTCGGTGCCGTGCTGGGAGGAAGCGCCCTAATGACCTTCCGTATGAACCCCAGCGACACCACGCAGCTGCGCTCCGTAGTGCCCATGGCCATCGCCTTCATGTTCAACGGTGGCATCAATCTCTTCTCCAAACCGCAACTCTTCTTTAAGGGCGACCGTTTCCGTATCTTCGGAAAGTTCAGCTATAAAAATACGGAAGAAAACTTTTACGGCATCGGCTATAATACCAATAAAGATTATGTACGAAGCGACAGTACCAGCAAATACCGGTACAGCGGCGTGCAAATCAACCCCTGGTTCCTTTTCCGACTGGGCAACAGCAATATCTTTGCCGGACCTCAAATCGACATCAATTACGACCACTTGACGGAGCCCGGCAAGTTCTTGGTGGACGAACCCTCGTACAAAGAGGCAGGCGGTACGGCTAATGGCTATAACAACTTCAACTCCGGCCTCGGTTTCCTGCTGACATACGACAGCCGTGACGTCCCTGCCAACGCCTACCGTGGTATGTATCTGGATTTCCGCGGCATGATGTACGCCAAGTTCATCGGCAGCGACCAGACCTTCTACCGCCTAGAGATAGACTACCGCCAATACAAGTCACTGGGCAAGCGCAGGGTGCTCGCGTGGACGGCACAGACCAAGAACGTGTTCGGTGACGTCCCTCTGACGCAATATGCCCTCACCGGAACGCCTTTCGACCTGCGCGGCTACTACATGGGGCAATATCGCGACAAGTCCTCGCATGTGGTCATGGCAGAGTACAGACAGATGCTCAATACCGACCGCAGCACTTGGGTGAAGCGGATGCTCAACCACATAGGTTTTGTAGCCTGGACCGGCTGCGGCTTCATGGGCCCCACTCCCGGCAAGATAGAGGGTGTACTGCCCAACTATGGTGTAGGTCTACGCATTGAGGTACAGCCACGCATGAACGTCCGCCTGGATTTAGGCAAAAACACGGTAAACAACCAGATGTTGTTTTACTTCAATATGACAGAAGCGTTTTGA
- the nqrE gene encoding NADH:ubiquinone reductase (Na(+)-transporting) subunit E produces MEHLISLFVRSIFVDNMIFAFFLGMCSYLAVSKNVKTAVGLGIAVTFVLVVTLPVNYLLQTKVLAANAIIEGVDLSFLSFILFIAVIAAIVQLVEMIVERFSPSLYASLGIFLPLIAVNCAIMGASLFMQQRITLGESDPKFIGGIADAVSYALGSGIGWLLAIVGLAAIREKMAYSDVPAPLKGLGITFITVGLMAMAFMCFSGLNI; encoded by the coding sequence ATGGAACATTTAATAAGTTTATTCGTCCGCTCTATTTTTGTGGACAACATGATATTCGCGTTCTTCCTCGGTATGTGTTCTTACCTTGCCGTATCGAAGAATGTGAAGACTGCCGTAGGACTGGGTATCGCCGTAACTTTCGTGTTGGTGGTTACGCTTCCGGTCAACTATTTATTGCAGACCAAGGTGCTGGCTGCCAACGCAATCATTGAAGGCGTTGACCTCAGCTTCCTGAGCTTTATTCTTTTCATTGCTGTAATCGCAGCTATCGTTCAGTTGGTGGAAATGATTGTAGAGCGTTTCAGCCCTTCGCTGTATGCTTCACTGGGTATCTTCCTGCCGCTGATTGCTGTAAACTGTGCCATCATGGGTGCTTCCCTTTTCATGCAGCAGCGCATCACGCTGGGTGAGAGCGACCCGAAATTCATCGGTGGCATTGCTGATGCTGTCTCTTATGCGTTGGGCTCCGGTATCGGTTGGTTGCTGGCTATCGTAGGCTTGGCTGCCATCCGTGAGAAAATGGCCTATTCTGACGTTCCGGCTCCACTGAAAGGACTGGGCATCACGTTTATCACTGTAGGTCTGATGGCAATGGCATTTATGTGTTTCTCTGGTTTGAACATCTAA
- a CDS encoding glycosyltransferase family 2 protein produces the protein MKALEVLFWISLFIVFYTYIGYGILLYILVKIKECFRKPAPRPMPADDALPPLTLFIAAYNEEDVVDEKMHNCLELDYPADKLRILWVTDGSNDHTNERLSHWPQAIVLHQPQRQGKTAALNRGIHFVETPLVVFTDANTHLNREALREIVHAFTDPKVGCVAGEKRIAVQSKDNAASGGEGLYWKYESTLKALDARLYSAVGAAGELFAVRRELFEEMQTDTLLDDFILSLRIVMQGHTIAYCANAYAVESGSADMREEEKRKVRIAAGGLQSIWRLRPLLNPFRYGTFCFQYISHRVLRWSLTPILLFLLLPLNTILIFTTSTPLLYAIIWLLQALFYLMGSWGYYLSMKHIKNKILFIPYYFLFMNVNVIRGFNYLHKRTGNASGAWEKARRA, from the coding sequence ATGAAAGCCCTTGAAGTACTCTTCTGGATAAGTTTATTCATAGTGTTCTATACTTATATAGGATATGGTATACTATTATATATCCTGGTCAAGATAAAAGAATGTTTCCGTAAGCCTGCGCCCCGTCCGATGCCTGCCGACGATGCTTTACCCCCATTGACGCTATTTATCGCCGCCTACAACGAAGAAGATGTAGTGGATGAAAAAATGCACAACTGCCTGGAGCTGGATTATCCCGCCGACAAGCTACGCATCCTCTGGGTGACCGACGGCAGCAACGACCATACCAACGAACGCCTCTCCCACTGGCCGCAAGCCATCGTCCTCCACCAACCCCAACGCCAAGGCAAGACAGCCGCCCTGAACCGCGGTATACATTTCGTAGAAACGCCCCTTGTCGTGTTCACCGATGCCAATACTCACCTCAACCGCGAAGCCCTGCGGGAGATAGTGCACGCCTTCACCGACCCTAAAGTGGGATGCGTGGCAGGCGAAAAACGTATCGCCGTGCAAAGCAAGGACAATGCTGCCTCGGGGGGAGAAGGGCTATACTGGAAATACGAATCCACCCTCAAAGCGCTCGACGCACGCCTCTATTCGGCAGTAGGCGCAGCGGGTGAACTGTTTGCCGTGCGCCGCGAGCTGTTCGAGGAAATGCAGACAGATACGCTGCTCGACGACTTCATACTCTCCCTGCGCATCGTCATGCAGGGACACACCATTGCCTATTGTGCCAATGCCTATGCCGTAGAAAGCGGCTCGGCAGACATGCGCGAGGAAGAAAAGCGCAAGGTGCGCATCGCTGCCGGGGGCTTGCAGTCCATCTGGCGGCTGCGTCCGCTGCTCAACCCATTCCGTTACGGCACATTCTGTTTCCAATATATTTCCCACCGGGTGCTGCGCTGGTCGCTCACTCCTATCCTATTGTTCCTATTGCTTCCCCTCAACACAATTCTCATCTTTACGACAAGCACGCCATTACTGTATGCCATCATCTGGCTGTTACAAGCTCTTTTCTACCTCATGGGAAGTTGGGGGTACTACCTTTCAATGAAGCATATAAAAAACAAGATACTTTTCATCCCCTACTATTTCCTCTTCATGAACGTCAACGTCATACGAGGATTCAACTACCTGCACAAGCGCACAGGCAATGCAAGCGGCGCATGGGAGAAGGCCAGAAGGGCATGA
- a CDS encoding Na(+)-translocating NADH-quinone reductase subunit C — MNTNSNSYTIIYASVMVVIVAFLLAFVSSSLRETQNKNVELDTKKQILAALNIKDVKDAEAEYNKYVKGDMLMNVDGTLTENTGAFATAYEKEAKENNRLHVFVAEVDGEKKYVFPVYGAGLWGAIWGYVALNSDKDTVYGVYFSHASETPGLGAEIASTHFQGEFPGKKTLENGEVVLGVVKNGKVEKPDYQVDGISGGTITSVGVDAMLKACLSSYKNFLTNNNEEE, encoded by the coding sequence ATGAATACCAATAGTAATAGTTATACTATCATTTATGCTTCGGTAATGGTTGTTATCGTTGCATTCCTGCTGGCATTCGTAAGTTCTTCCTTGCGCGAGACGCAGAACAAGAATGTGGAACTTGACACGAAGAAGCAGATTCTTGCTGCACTCAACATCAAGGACGTGAAGGATGCCGAAGCTGAATATAATAAATATGTAAAGGGCGATATGCTGATGAACGTTGACGGTACTCTGACAGAGAATACCGGTGCATTTGCTACCGCTTACGAGAAGGAAGCCAAAGAAAATAACCGTCTGCACGTATTCGTGGCAGAGGTTGACGGTGAGAAGAAATATGTATTTCCCGTTTACGGTGCCGGTCTTTGGGGCGCTATCTGGGGATATGTTGCGCTGAACAGCGACAAGGATACCGTTTATGGTGTTTACTTCTCTCATGCCAGTGAGACTCCGGGTCTGGGTGCCGAAATCGCCAGCACGCATTTCCAGGGGGAGTTCCCCGGAAAGAAAACGTTGGAGAACGGCGAGGTAGTCCTCGGTGTTGTGAAAAACGGTAAGGTAGAGAAACCTGACTATCAGGTGGACGGCATTTCCGGTGGTACCATCACTTCTGTAGGTGTGGATGCCATGTTGAAGGCTTGTCTGAGCAGCTACAAGAACTTTTTAACTAATAATAATGAGGAGGAATAA
- a CDS encoding Na(+)-translocating NADH-quinone reductase subunit A, whose protein sequence is MANVIKLRKGLDINLKGAAAQELVSVKEPGFYSLVPDDYTGITPKVVVKEQEYVMAGGPLFIDKNHPELKFVSPVSGVVTSVERGARRKVLNIVVEAATEQDYEEFGKMDPSKMSGQQVKEALLQAGMFAFIRQRPYDVIADPTVTPKAIFISAFDSNPLAPDFEFALKGEEANFQTGLDALSKMAKTYLGISVKQKSAALVQAKNVTVTAFDGPHPAGNVGVQINHISPVVKGETVWTISAEAVLFIGRLMNTGRVDMTRTVAVTGSEVLKPAYCKLKVGALLTNVFKGNVTTDKDLRYISGNVLTGKKVSPNGFLGSFDSQLTVIPEGDEIHEMLGWIMPRFNQFSVNRSYFSWLMGKKEYVIDARIKGGERHMIMSNEYDRVFPMDIFPEYLVKAIIAGDIDRMEALGIYEVAPEDFALCEFVCSSKVEVQRIVRAGLDMLRAEMA, encoded by the coding sequence ATGGCAAATGTAATTAAGTTACGTAAAGGCCTTGACATCAACCTGAAAGGCGCTGCTGCCCAGGAACTTGTGTCTGTTAAGGAACCGGGATTCTATTCGCTGGTTCCCGATGACTATACAGGCATCACTCCGAAAGTGGTGGTCAAAGAGCAGGAATATGTGATGGCCGGGGGACCCTTGTTTATCGACAAGAATCATCCTGAATTGAAATTTGTTTCGCCCGTTAGCGGCGTAGTGACAAGCGTGGAGCGTGGTGCACGCCGCAAGGTGCTGAACATCGTCGTAGAGGCTGCCACTGAGCAAGACTATGAGGAATTCGGCAAGATGGACCCGTCCAAGATGAGCGGCCAGCAAGTAAAAGAAGCTCTTTTGCAAGCAGGTATGTTCGCTTTCATCCGCCAACGTCCGTACGACGTTATCGCTGATCCGACGGTAACTCCGAAAGCTATCTTCATTTCGGCTTTCGACAGCAATCCGCTGGCTCCCGATTTTGAATTCGCGCTGAAGGGAGAAGAAGCAAACTTCCAGACGGGACTCGACGCTTTGTCAAAGATGGCAAAGACGTATCTGGGTATTAGTGTAAAACAAAAGTCTGCTGCTCTTGTGCAGGCAAAGAACGTTACCGTAACAGCTTTCGACGGACCACATCCGGCAGGCAACGTGGGTGTACAGATTAACCACATCTCTCCGGTAGTGAAGGGTGAAACGGTCTGGACCATCAGTGCCGAAGCCGTACTCTTCATCGGACGTCTGATGAATACCGGTCGTGTGGACATGACCCGTACGGTGGCTGTAACGGGTTCCGAAGTGTTGAAACCCGCTTATTGCAAGCTGAAAGTCGGCGCTCTATTGACGAACGTTTTCAAAGGTAACGTGACTACCGACAAAGACCTCCGCTACATCAGCGGCAACGTGCTGACCGGTAAGAAAGTTTCTCCGAACGGCTTCCTCGGCTCTTTCGACAGCCAATTGACCGTTATTCCCGAAGGAGATGAAATCCATGAAATGTTGGGTTGGATTATGCCGCGTTTCAATCAGTTCAGCGTCAACCGCTCTTACTTCAGCTGGTTGATGGGCAAGAAGGAATATGTGATAGATGCCCGTATCAAGGGTGGTGAACGTCACATGATTATGTCCAACGAATACGACCGCGTATTTCCGATGGACATCTTCCCCGAATACTTGGTGAAAGCAATCATTGCAGGTGACATCGACCGTATGGAGGCTCTGGGCATCTACGAAGTAGCTCCCGAAGACTTCGCTCTCTGCGAATTCGTATGTTCTTCCAAAGTGGAAGTGCAGCGCATCGTACGTGCAGGGCTCGATATGCTTCGTGCCGAAATGGCATAA
- a CDS encoding NADH:ubiquinone reductase (Na(+)-transporting) subunit B yields the protein MKALRNYLDKIKPNFEEGGKFHAFRSVFDGFETFLFVPNATSKSGTHIHDSIDSKRIMSMVVIALVPALLFGMYNVGYQHFHATGAAGGFWEMFIYGFLAVLPKIIVSYVVGLGIEFVVAQWKKEEIQEGFLVSGILIPMIVPVDCPLWILAVATAFSVIFAKEVFGGTGMNVFNVALITRAFLFFAYPTKMSGDAVWVSGDSIFGLGQSVDGLTVATPLGAAATSGAVPEFSWDMVTGLIPGSIGETSVIAIALGAILLLWTGIASWKTMFSVFVGGAFMAWVFNAIGPDTPMAQMPWYEHLVLGGFCFGAVFMATDPVTSARTETGKYIFGFLIGAMAIIIRVLNPGYPEGMMLAILLMNIFAPLIDYCVVQGNISRREKRAIKSNN from the coding sequence ATGAAAGCGTTAAGAAATTATCTCGACAAGATAAAGCCGAACTTTGAGGAAGGCGGCAAATTCCACGCATTTCGTTCGGTGTTTGATGGCTTCGAAACATTCCTGTTCGTGCCCAATGCCACTTCGAAATCGGGAACGCATATTCACGACTCCATTGACAGCAAACGCATCATGTCGATGGTGGTCATTGCGTTAGTACCGGCGCTGCTGTTCGGTATGTATAACGTAGGTTACCAGCATTTCCACGCTACCGGTGCTGCCGGAGGCTTCTGGGAAATGTTCATCTACGGTTTTCTGGCTGTATTGCCAAAAATCATTGTATCTTATGTAGTAGGTCTCGGCATTGAGTTCGTAGTGGCTCAGTGGAAGAAGGAGGAGATTCAGGAAGGTTTCCTGGTTTCCGGTATCTTGATTCCGATGATTGTTCCGGTAGATTGCCCGCTGTGGATTCTGGCGGTGGCTACTGCATTCTCTGTAATTTTTGCTAAGGAAGTATTCGGTGGTACGGGTATGAACGTGTTCAACGTAGCTTTGATTACCCGTGCATTCTTATTCTTTGCTTATCCTACGAAGATGTCCGGTGATGCCGTTTGGGTATCGGGCGACAGTATCTTCGGTCTGGGACAGTCGGTAGATGGTCTGACGGTAGCTACTCCGTTGGGTGCAGCCGCTACCTCGGGCGCCGTTCCGGAGTTCTCCTGGGACATGGTGACCGGCCTTATTCCGGGTTCTATCGGTGAGACAAGCGTTATCGCCATCGCTCTGGGTGCCATTCTGCTGTTGTGGACGGGTATTGCAAGCTGGAAGACGATGTTCTCCGTATTCGTAGGCGGTGCCTTCATGGCATGGGTGTTCAATGCAATCGGTCCCGACACTCCGATGGCACAGATGCCTTGGTACGAACACCTCGTGCTGGGTGGTTTCTGCTTCGGTGCCGTGTTCATGGCTACCGACCCCGTTACATCGGCACGTACAGAGACCGGTAAGTATATCTTCGGATTCCTGATTGGTGCCATGGCTATCATTATCCGTGTGCTCAACCCCGGTTACCCCGAAGGTATGATGCTTGCCATCCTGCTGATGAATATCTTCGCTCCGCTGATTGACTACTGTGTGGTACAGGGTAACATCAGCCGTCGCGAGAAACGTGCAATCAAGTCTAACAATTAA
- a CDS encoding C1 family peptidase, whose product MKKRFLSVIVLSAALFSVQAQEGKGGISPEMLGQIKQSYQGTAADKALRNAIGNNDIRKLALNQENMQGMDTHFSIKVESKGITDQKSSGRCWLFTGLNVMRAKTLAEYGFQSFEFSEVYPFFWDQLEKANLFLQGIIDTSKSPLTDKTVEWLFQHPLSDGGTFTGVADIVSKYGLVPKDAMPETNSSENTSRMANLISLKLKEYGLQLRDMAAAGAKPEALEKEKTTMLGTIYRMLVLNLGVPPTEFDYVRHDAKGNPVETEHHTPMSFLEKYGDKQLLTNYVMLMNDPSREYYKCYEIDYDRHRYDGKNWTYVNLPVEDIKEMAIASLKDSTMMYFSCDVGKFLNSERGLLDVKNYDYESLMGTTFGMDKKQRIQTFSSGSSHAMTLMAVDLNKDGKPVKWMVENSWGAASGYQGHLIMTDEWFNEYMFRLVVETKYVPAKVMELFKQKPVCLPAWDPMFAEEK is encoded by the coding sequence ATGAAGAAACGATTTTTATCTGTAATTGTTCTGAGTGCCGCACTGTTCTCTGTGCAGGCACAAGAGGGAAAAGGGGGTATCAGCCCCGAAATGCTTGGACAAATCAAGCAAAGTTATCAAGGCACGGCTGCCGACAAGGCGCTCCGCAATGCCATAGGCAATAATGACATCCGTAAACTGGCACTCAACCAGGAGAATATGCAGGGCATGGATACCCACTTCTCCATCAAGGTAGAATCCAAAGGCATCACCGACCAGAAGTCGTCTGGCCGCTGCTGGCTGTTTACGGGGCTGAATGTGATGCGTGCCAAGACTCTTGCCGAATACGGTTTCCAGTCTTTCGAGTTCTCCGAAGTCTATCCCTTCTTCTGGGACCAGTTGGAGAAGGCAAACCTCTTCTTGCAAGGCATCATCGACACCTCCAAGAGTCCCCTGACTGATAAGACCGTAGAATGGCTCTTCCAGCATCCGCTGAGCGATGGGGGTACCTTTACCGGTGTGGCCGACATTGTTTCCAAATACGGCCTTGTTCCCAAAGATGCCATGCCCGAAACAAACAGCAGTGAAAATACCTCCCGCATGGCCAACCTCATCTCTCTGAAGCTGAAAGAGTATGGTCTGCAACTGCGTGACATGGCTGCCGCCGGTGCCAAGCCCGAAGCTCTGGAGAAGGAGAAAACTACGATGCTCGGAACCATCTACCGCATGCTGGTGCTGAACCTCGGTGTACCTCCCACGGAGTTCGACTATGTCCGCCACGATGCCAAGGGTAATCCTGTGGAGACAGAGCATCACACTCCCATGTCTTTCCTTGAGAAATATGGAGACAAACAACTGCTGACCAACTACGTAATGCTGATGAACGACCCCAGTCGCGAGTATTACAAGTGCTATGAAATAGACTATGACCGCCACCGTTACGACGGCAAGAACTGGACTTATGTCAACCTGCCCGTAGAGGACATCAAAGAGATGGCCATTGCCTCCTTGAAGGACAGCACCATGATGTACTTCTCTTGCGATGTGGGCAAGTTCCTGAACTCCGAACGCGGTCTGCTCGATGTGAAAAACTATGACTACGAATCACTGATGGGCACCACCTTCGGGATGGACAAGAAGCAACGTATCCAGACTTTCTCCAGTGGCTCTTCCCACGCCATGACCTTGATGGCCGTTGACTTGAACAAAGACGGAAAGCCCGTAAAATGGATGGTAGAGAACAGTTGGGGAGCCGCTTCCGGTTATCAGGGACATCTCATCATGACCGACGAGTGGTTCAATGAATACATGTTCCGTCTGGTAGTGGAGACAAAGTATGTTCCCGCCAAAGTGATGGAACTGTTTAAACAAAAGCCCGTCTGCCTGCCGGCATGGGACCCGATGTTCGCTGAAGAAAAGTGA
- a CDS encoding NADH:ubiquinone reductase (Na(+)-transporting) subunit D: MGQLFSKKNKEVFSTPLGLNNPVTVQVLGICSALAVTAKLEPAIVMGLSVTVITAFSNVVISLLRKTIPNRIRIIVQLVVVAALVTIVSEILKAFAYDVSVQLSVYVGLIITNCILMGRLEAFAMQNGPWESFLDGVGNGLGYAKILVIVAFFRELLGSGTLLGFNILNYEPLQKLGYVNNGLMLMPPMALILCACIIWYQRARHKELQEKQ, encoded by the coding sequence ATGGGACAATTGTTTTCAAAGAAGAATAAAGAAGTATTCTCTACTCCGCTGGGACTGAACAACCCCGTTACCGTGCAGGTATTGGGTATCTGTTCTGCTTTGGCTGTTACTGCCAAACTGGAGCCTGCCATTGTGATGGGTCTTTCAGTGACGGTGATTACAGCATTCTCCAATGTAGTGATTTCACTGCTGCGCAAGACGATACCCAACCGTATCCGTATCATCGTTCAGCTGGTGGTTGTTGCCGCGTTGGTAACTATTGTAAGTGAGATTCTGAAAGCTTTTGCTTACGATGTAAGTGTGCAGCTTTCTGTATATGTAGGTCTGATTATTACCAACTGTATCCTGATGGGACGCTTGGAAGCATTTGCCATGCAGAACGGTCCCTGGGAATCTTTCCTTGACGGTGTGGGTAATGGTTTGGGATATGCCAAGATTCTGGTAATCGTAGCCTTCTTCCGCGAGCTTCTGGGTTCGGGAACGCTGCTCGGTTTCAACATCTTGAACTATGAACCTCTGCAGAAGTTGGGCTATGTGAACAACGGCTTGATGCTGATGCCGCCAATGGCGTTGATTCTCTGCGCTTGCATCATCTGGTATCAGCGTGCACGTCACAAAGAATTGCAGGAAAAGCAGTAA